A part of Ziziphus jujuba cultivar Dongzao chromosome 8, ASM3175591v1 genomic DNA contains:
- the LOC107414286 gene encoding acid beta-fructofuranosidase 1, vacuolar isoform X1 has product MDAQKSLRDTQQAHYTLLPEYPSVAGPPVTRRRTLKGCALVIASVVFLMSLVALILSQSQELSQKPVEKDGSVPLVTNTTSFSEPRGVAQGVSAKSNPSLSDELSYNWTNAMFSWQRTSYHFQPEKNWMNDPDGPLFYKGWYHLFYQYNPDSAVWGNITWGHAVSTDLIHWLYLPIAMVPDRWYDINGVWTGSATILPDGQIVMLYTGSTNTTVQVQNLAYPANLSDPLLLDWVKYSGNPVLVPPPGIGYKDFRDPTTAWIGPDGQWRITIGSKINKTGLSLVYKTTDFIHYHLSYNLLHEVPGTGMWECVDFYPVSTNGSKGLDTSVNAPGVKHILKASLDDTKVDHYAIGTYYAGNDTWVPDNPKEDVGIGLKVDYGRYYASKTFYDQNKERRILWGWINETDTESDDLRKGWASVQTIPRNVLFDNKTGTNILQWPVEEIETLRLNSSEFNEVVVGPGSVVPLDIGTATQLDIFAEFEVEKLESEETENDATGCGRGSIERTKLGPFGILVIADDSLSERTPIFFRLHNSTGGDVTTFFCADETRSSIAPDVLKRVYGTEVPVVDGEKLSFRVLVDHSIVESFAQGGRRVITSRVYPTQAIYGAARIFLFNNASGVNVKANLKIWQLNSAFIHPFPFDQIQ; this is encoded by the exons ATGGATGCCCAAAAATCCCTCCGTGATACTCAACAAGCACATTACACTCTCTTGCCGGAATACCCTTCCGTCGCCGGACCTCCGGTGACCCGTAGGCGAACCCTAAAGGGTTGTGCTTTGGTAATTGCTTCGGTCGTTTTTCTCATGTCTTTGGTGGCATTGATTCTTAGCCAAAGCCAAGAACTTTCCCAGAAACCGGTTGAAAAAGACGGTTCAGTACCATTGGTTACAAATACTACGTCGTTTTCAGAGCCTAGAGGGGTTGCACAAGGTGTCTCAGCGAAATCGAACCCATCTCTTTCCGATGAACTTTCTTACAATTGGACAAATGCTATGTTTTCTTGGCAAAGAACATCTTACCACTTTCAACCAGAGAAGAATTGGATGAATG ATCCTGATG gtcCATTGTTTTACAAGGGATGGTATCACCTGTTCTACCAGTACAATCCGGATTCAGCCGTGTGGGGCAACATAACATGGGGCCACGCTGTATCAACGGACCTGATCCACTGGCTCTACCTCCCGATCGCCATGGTTCCTGATCGGTGGTATGATATCAACGGCGTATGGACCGGCTCAGCCACCATCCTCCCTGATGGCCAAATTGTAATGCTCTATACTGGATCCACCAATACAACTGTGCAGGTTCAAAACCTTGCCTACCCTGCCAACCTATCTGATCCCCTCCTCCTTGATTGGGTCAAATACTCCGGTAACCCGGTCCTGGTTCCCCCACCCGGTATTGGCTATAAAGACTTCCGTGATCCGACCACTGCATGGATTGGACCCGATGGGCAATGGCGGATCACAATTGGATCAAAGATCAATAAAACAGGCTTATCACTTGTATACAAAACTACTGATTTTATCCACTATCATCTTTCGTACAACTTGTTGCATGAGGTTCCGGGCACGGGCATGTGGGAATGTGTGGACTTCTACCCGGTTTCTACAAACGGGTCAAAGGGTTTGGATACGTCCGTAAATGCGCCGGGAGTTAAGCACATTTTAAAGGCTAGTTTGGATGACACAAAAGTTGATCACTATGCAATTGGAACCTATTACGCGGGGAATGATACATGGGTACCCGATAACCCGAAGGAAGATGTGGGCATTGGGTTAAAGGTGGATTATGGAAGATACTATGCATCCAAAACATTTTATGACCAGAACAAGGAGAGAAGGATTCTGTGGGGTTGGATTAATGAAACTGATACTGAATCCGATGACCTCCGAAAGGGTTGGGCGTCCGTACAg ACAATTCCAAGAAATGTTTTGTTTGACAATAAGACCGGAACCAACATACTTCAATGGCCAGTGGAAGAGATCGAGACCTTGAGACTGAACAGTAGTGAGTTCAACGAGGTGGTTGTTGGACCCGGTTCGGTTGTGCCACTTGATATTGGCACAGCCACACAG TTAGACATATTTGCGGAGTTTGAAGTAGAAAAATTGGAATCAGAGGAAACAGAGAACGATGCCACTGGTTGTGGTCGTGGTTCTATAGAAAGGACCAAGTTAGGACCATTTGGCATTTTGGTCATCGCGGACGACTCACTATCAGAGCGAACCCCGATTTTCTTTCGCCTTCACAATTCAACTGGTGGGGATGTCACTACTTTCTTCTGCGCGGACGAAACAAG ATCTTCTATAGCTCCTGATGTTCTGAAAAGGGTTTATGGAACTGAAGTTCCTGTTGTGGATGGTGAAAAACTCTCTTTTAGAGTTTTG GTTGATCATTCAATAGTGGAAAGCTTTGCACAAGGAGGGAGGAGAGTTATCACATCGAGGGTTTATCCTACGCAAGCAATTTATGGTGCAGCGAGGATTTTTTTGTTCAACAATGCCTCCGGAGTCAATGTTAAAGCCAACCTTAAGATATGGCAGCTCAATTCAGCCTTTATTCATCCTTTTCCATTCGACCAAATTCAATGA
- the LOC107414286 gene encoding acid beta-fructofuranosidase 1, vacuolar isoform X2, which translates to MDAQKSLRDTQQAHYTLLPEYPSVAGPPVTRRRTLKGCALVIASVVFLMSLVALILSQSQELSQKPVEKDGSVPLVTNTTSFSEPRGVAQGVSAKSNPSLSDELSYNWTNAMFSWQRTSYHFQPEKNWMNGPLFYKGWYHLFYQYNPDSAVWGNITWGHAVSTDLIHWLYLPIAMVPDRWYDINGVWTGSATILPDGQIVMLYTGSTNTTVQVQNLAYPANLSDPLLLDWVKYSGNPVLVPPPGIGYKDFRDPTTAWIGPDGQWRITIGSKINKTGLSLVYKTTDFIHYHLSYNLLHEVPGTGMWECVDFYPVSTNGSKGLDTSVNAPGVKHILKASLDDTKVDHYAIGTYYAGNDTWVPDNPKEDVGIGLKVDYGRYYASKTFYDQNKERRILWGWINETDTESDDLRKGWASVQTIPRNVLFDNKTGTNILQWPVEEIETLRLNSSEFNEVVVGPGSVVPLDIGTATQLDIFAEFEVEKLESEETENDATGCGRGSIERTKLGPFGILVIADDSLSERTPIFFRLHNSTGGDVTTFFCADETRSSIAPDVLKRVYGTEVPVVDGEKLSFRVLVDHSIVESFAQGGRRVITSRVYPTQAIYGAARIFLFNNASGVNVKANLKIWQLNSAFIHPFPFDQIQ; encoded by the exons ATGGATGCCCAAAAATCCCTCCGTGATACTCAACAAGCACATTACACTCTCTTGCCGGAATACCCTTCCGTCGCCGGACCTCCGGTGACCCGTAGGCGAACCCTAAAGGGTTGTGCTTTGGTAATTGCTTCGGTCGTTTTTCTCATGTCTTTGGTGGCATTGATTCTTAGCCAAAGCCAAGAACTTTCCCAGAAACCGGTTGAAAAAGACGGTTCAGTACCATTGGTTACAAATACTACGTCGTTTTCAGAGCCTAGAGGGGTTGCACAAGGTGTCTCAGCGAAATCGAACCCATCTCTTTCCGATGAACTTTCTTACAATTGGACAAATGCTATGTTTTCTTGGCAAAGAACATCTTACCACTTTCAACCAGAGAAGAATTGGATGAATG gtcCATTGTTTTACAAGGGATGGTATCACCTGTTCTACCAGTACAATCCGGATTCAGCCGTGTGGGGCAACATAACATGGGGCCACGCTGTATCAACGGACCTGATCCACTGGCTCTACCTCCCGATCGCCATGGTTCCTGATCGGTGGTATGATATCAACGGCGTATGGACCGGCTCAGCCACCATCCTCCCTGATGGCCAAATTGTAATGCTCTATACTGGATCCACCAATACAACTGTGCAGGTTCAAAACCTTGCCTACCCTGCCAACCTATCTGATCCCCTCCTCCTTGATTGGGTCAAATACTCCGGTAACCCGGTCCTGGTTCCCCCACCCGGTATTGGCTATAAAGACTTCCGTGATCCGACCACTGCATGGATTGGACCCGATGGGCAATGGCGGATCACAATTGGATCAAAGATCAATAAAACAGGCTTATCACTTGTATACAAAACTACTGATTTTATCCACTATCATCTTTCGTACAACTTGTTGCATGAGGTTCCGGGCACGGGCATGTGGGAATGTGTGGACTTCTACCCGGTTTCTACAAACGGGTCAAAGGGTTTGGATACGTCCGTAAATGCGCCGGGAGTTAAGCACATTTTAAAGGCTAGTTTGGATGACACAAAAGTTGATCACTATGCAATTGGAACCTATTACGCGGGGAATGATACATGGGTACCCGATAACCCGAAGGAAGATGTGGGCATTGGGTTAAAGGTGGATTATGGAAGATACTATGCATCCAAAACATTTTATGACCAGAACAAGGAGAGAAGGATTCTGTGGGGTTGGATTAATGAAACTGATACTGAATCCGATGACCTCCGAAAGGGTTGGGCGTCCGTACAg ACAATTCCAAGAAATGTTTTGTTTGACAATAAGACCGGAACCAACATACTTCAATGGCCAGTGGAAGAGATCGAGACCTTGAGACTGAACAGTAGTGAGTTCAACGAGGTGGTTGTTGGACCCGGTTCGGTTGTGCCACTTGATATTGGCACAGCCACACAG TTAGACATATTTGCGGAGTTTGAAGTAGAAAAATTGGAATCAGAGGAAACAGAGAACGATGCCACTGGTTGTGGTCGTGGTTCTATAGAAAGGACCAAGTTAGGACCATTTGGCATTTTGGTCATCGCGGACGACTCACTATCAGAGCGAACCCCGATTTTCTTTCGCCTTCACAATTCAACTGGTGGGGATGTCACTACTTTCTTCTGCGCGGACGAAACAAG ATCTTCTATAGCTCCTGATGTTCTGAAAAGGGTTTATGGAACTGAAGTTCCTGTTGTGGATGGTGAAAAACTCTCTTTTAGAGTTTTG GTTGATCATTCAATAGTGGAAAGCTTTGCACAAGGAGGGAGGAGAGTTATCACATCGAGGGTTTATCCTACGCAAGCAATTTATGGTGCAGCGAGGATTTTTTTGTTCAACAATGCCTCCGGAGTCAATGTTAAAGCCAACCTTAAGATATGGCAGCTCAATTCAGCCTTTATTCATCCTTTTCCATTCGACCAAATTCAATGA
- the LOC112491050 gene encoding trehalose-phosphate phosphatase A has protein sequence MDLKSNHTSPVLTDPPPSSQSRLRVTSLLTYSPPGAVFSPGLFLTIPRKKSGILDDVRACSWLDAMKSSSPPHRKIAKDVNNENASSDADVAYRIWMVKFPSALKSFEQITNFAKGKRIALFLDYDGTLSPIVDNPDCAFMSDAMRATVKKVAKYFPTAIISGRSRDKVYEFVGLTELYYAGSHGMDIMGPVKQSISEYHANGFSSTDKEGKDVNLFQPAAEFLPMIDKVYRSLVESTKAIEGANVENNKFCVSVHYRNVDEKSWAMVAQCVDDILKDYPRLRLTHGRKVLEVRPVINWDKGKAVTFLLESLGLNDCDDVLPIYVGDDRTDEDAFKVLREGNRGYGILVSNVPKESNAFYSLKDPAEVMEFLKSLVFWKNSSAL, from the exons ATGGACCTGAAATCAAATCATACCTCTCCTGTTCTCACTGATCCTCCTCCCTCAAGTCAGTCAAGGCTTCGAGTAACCAGTTTGTTGACATACTCACCTCCAGGAGCAGTATTTTCTCCAGGTCTGTTCCTAACAATCCCTAGGAAGAAGAGTGGAATTCTTGACGATGTTCGTGCTTGCTCTTGGCTGGATGCCATGAAATCTTCATCACCTCCTCACAGGAAGATAGCAAAGGATGTTAACAATGAGAATGCATCATCTGATGCTGACGTTGCTTATCGCATCTGGatg GTTAAGTTCCCATCAGCACTTAAGTCTTTTGAGCAAATAACCAATTTTGCAAAAGGCAAGAGGATAGCATTGTTTTTGGATTATGATGGAACTCTTTCTCCAATTGTAGATAACCCTGACTGTGCCTTTATGTCTGATGCT ATGCGTGCTACCGTGAAAAAAGTGGCAAAATATTTCCCAACTGCAATAATTAGTGGAAGGAGCCGTGACAAG GTGTATGAATTTGTAGGACTGACAGAATTATATTATGCGGGTAGTCATGGGATGGACATCATGGGCCCTGTTAAACAATCTATTTCAGAATACCATGCAAATGGTTTTAGTTCTACTGACAAGGAG GGCAAGGATGTTAATCTTTTCCAGCCTGCAGCTGAGTTTTTACCTATGATTGACAAG GTTTATAGATCTCTTGTTGAAAGTACGAAAGCAATTGAAGGAGCTAACGTCGAGAATAACAAGTTCTGTGTTTCTGTACATTACCGTAATGTAGATGAGAAG AGTTGGGCTATGGTTGCACAATGTGTGGATGACATTCTTAAAGATTATCCACGCTTGCGATTGACTCATGGGCGGAAg GTTTTAGAGGTCCGACCTGTGATAAACTGGGATAAGGGGAAGGCTGTCACATTTTTGCTTGAATCACTTG GGCTCAATGATTGTGATGATGTTCTCCCTATCTACGTTGGAGATGACCGGACAGATGAAGATGCATTCAAG GTTCTAAGAGAGGGAAACCGAGGTTATGGCATTTTAGTCTCTAATGTGCCCAAGGAAAGCAATGCATTCTACTCTCTAAAGGACCCAGCGGAG GTTATGGAGTTTCTCAAGTCATTGGTGTTCTGGAAGAATTCAAGTGCTCtataa